The nucleotide window GCCCACAAGGGGCCAGATTGCTCAGAATCAAGGGCACTATATTCTGGCTAACCTGGTGGAGATCTACCTCTGAGGCCCTTAATCTTCATATTAGAAAAGTATGACATACCTGTTATATGCGACAAAAGCTGAACAATCCTATGAACACAACAAATCCCATGATTAACATAAAAGCATTTTGTAATCTTTCTACATGCTCTGTGTCCTACAGTTTTTCCTTGCTCAGAAAAGTTTCCTGTATCTCTCAATTCTAGGGGCTATCTAATCACTaaattttgtcttctctctttcccagCTCCCACTTGTGGGCAGAGTTTGGTGAAGAAACAGCCTTGGAAATACCTTAACATTTTCAGTCGCATTGTTGGGGGAGGCCAAGTAGAAAAGGGTTCCTACCCCTGGCAGGTAAGTCTCAGGGAACATTCTCTGGTGGGTAGACTATGAGCTTTCTTAGGAATGGATGTCCCTGAAACACATTACTATTTAGTATACTCCATTCTGCCTAACTCATCACCAGAGATCTCATAAGTGTGTGCCAGGATCCAGGTCCCTCACGATGCCCATCCATCGAGTTCTGGAAAATCTACATTCAGAATAGTTACATGCACTATTGGTTTGCCCCCAAAATTGGAAATGCCCACCCAAACTTTCAGCCCCTCAGATAAAATCCCACTTTAATAAGCTAAAAAAACCCCACttcaatttataattaaaaagccAATTCATTCAGCAAATTATCTCATTATAGTTAAAGATGACAAGGAAAGTCAAAGGTGTCACATCTATAGGTCTGCTTTCTGTTTGGAGGTTTATACCTATACCATAGGACCTTTTAGGGAATAGTCAAGAATACTGCCTCCTTAGAAGCTGATGTCCTAATAATTCTCTCTCAGTCTAATATCCATGGCTTCCCATTGCCATCAAAATGCCTTTGTGCCTCTGTCTCTAGCCTATGGTGTTTacattttttgtctttgaaattcTCCCAACTTTCTTTACCCCGAGAGCCATGTTGTATTCTTGCCTCTTAGTTTTGTAAGTAATAGTTCCTTACTTTTACTTTGTTTAAGTCAATCACATCTTTTGGTCAGTGGATGTTTAGTAATGTTTGGTTGATTGAGTTTGTGTTCAGTATGTTGACTGCATGGCTGAATCAGTGTCATTTGATTAACTGATGGATTAATTACTTGGCTGAAGAGTTAATTGATCAGTTGCTAATTTGGTTAATTGGTTGACTAATCAACTCTGAAGTTCATATTCAAGTCATAGTCggtggttttatttacttttacttactctttttctttgtattaattttttaaattgttcctTGAACAACTTTTGGTCAAAATGTGACAATCCTAATAAATGGCTGCTTTTCAAATTCTGACAATGGAATTAAAAGTATTTACTTGTACCCTGGAAGCCGTTTTAGAGTCAAATATGAACAAGGATAGAAAGTAATTGGTAGGGGTAGAGTAAAACAATAGGCTTGAAGTAGTGGTAGAGGCCAAATAGCTAAGTGCGTGAGAAAATTGTAGGTACTGATATTTCTCTAAGAGGCTTGGAGAAATTGAAGCATGTGTTGGAAGATTTCCTTAGCCTTCACCTGTTTTTCTCCCAAAACGATTTATCTGGACTCTGCTGTATCTcatacttctctttcttttttttcattcacagaCTTTGTTCATATTGTTAGAGTAATAGTCTGGGTCaacaatattatgaaaataaataaataccaacaaTTTTTACTACCAACTTTACTAAACGCTGATAGCCAACCATCTCAACTTAACTACTTCTCCCGACCAAGGTTGGGAATGTTCTGGTTCCAACATTGCTCTTCTTTCTGAGCTGTCGTGGGATAGGTTTTATTCCTTCACAGTCCACAATTTCTAATATTTGTGAGTAAGATATCTGGGTCTATTTTTCAGAACAAGTTCGGTCTCCAGGTTTGGGCGGGAGGGCATTAACTTGCTCACTTAGGCTCTTTGCAATTCAGGTGTCTCTGAAACGAAGGCAGAAGCACATCTGTGGTGGGACCATCATCTCTGCACAGTGGGTGATTACGGCTGCTCATTGTGTTGCCAACAGGTAGGGAAGGCCTAGCTCATGATTACCCTCCCTCTCCCTTAGAATCAGCAGCAATAACTCTATTAAAACCTGGAAATGTGTAATGTACGCtttaacacaaaaatatataacacaaaCAGGGCTCAGTAACATTGTCAGAGGATACTGAATAAGGTAGAAAACATACTTTCTTTGCAGGAGTAGAATACTTTGTTTACTTAAATATGACTGGAAGTAATTAAAGAATAACATCTAAATGAAAACAAGTATCACAAAGATGTATTTGTGAAAATTCTcaaatttcagggaaaaaaagaatctggttcattatatatcttaaaaaattgacaaaagaactgaattctactcctgaaaccaatactgcactgtatgttagctaactagaatttaaataaaaatttgaagaaaaaaatgataaaaaattattttaaaaatgataaaaaaaaaaaaaaaacagaaggaagccAATAAGGATCCCATCTCTGCTTTCCAACTGGTCCTGCCCCTTCCGAGTTTCAATCTAACAACTTCCCTACTTTATCTAATTTCCTGTGTACTCTAATAAATGTTCTATTGTTATTAATGCTCTGGATAGTCACCAGGCTGCAATCAAGATCACGTCCCATATTTACCCTCTTTCATTTCAAGTCTGCAAACATCCCATGGATATTTACTTGGTGTTAGACACTTTGGTAGATACCAAAGATACAGAGATAAGTAATGTGGTTCCTGCTTTCCCAGAGTTGATGTTCTAAAGAAGAGTCAATGGATCATTTCACTGTAGCACGGCAAGTAATTAGGCAAAGAAATGCTATGTATTAGGTTAGGTACCAAACATAGCCAAGATTCAGGGAGATATACCAAGAGAAAATGATGCCCTTTCCAATTCTGTATAAAAGAAGTTTATACAGAACTTCATTTAGGAATGAAATGTCCCCAAAAATGGTAAGCCCAAAGTTCTTAATCCACCTCAATGCACCCTACCAAGTTCCTTTCAGATAATTTTGCTACAGGATGAAGAGAAATAGAATGGTCTTTCCCATCTTACACCATGTAAATTACAAACATAAAGGAGGTAAGGAGAAGATCCCCACCTCCCATTGTTTTAATCAGTCTCAAGccttgtgtgtgcatgctctcagAGATATCAGAATTATGACGTTATTATGTCTTTCATAATATACATTAAGCATTAGATCTCTGACATGAAAGCAGCATACTCAGGGGGAATCACAGATCATTCTCAAAGAATCACAGATACTGCAGCCAGGCCAACCAACTTGGGTAGCTGAATAAAGTCCACTATGGCTTCAGACCCCCAAGTTACAACACATATGCATTTTTAGACATGTTATGAATAGCACTGCAAAGTATTCAATTTATCATATTATTGGTTCCATCTGAAGCCATTCTTTATTAGTCCCCCACTTAAATTGGGAACCTTTGCATTTTAACTAGTAGTGATGAAATCATTCTCACTTTCTCTGTTCAGCATCCTCACAACCACATTATCCATACATGTCATTTTAAAGAGGCCAGATTGTCAACCGTTGTTAAGTGTCCTCAAAGGCTAAATGAAATTCACTCATTCTACTGCTTCCTCTTCATAGAAATATTGCAATAACTTTCAATGTTACTGCTGGAGAACATGACTTGAGCCATATAGAGCAAGAGGAGCAAACCCTCACCATTGAAACTATCATCATACACCCCTATTTCTCCATCAAGAAGCCAATGGACTATGACATTGCTCTTTTGAAGATGGATGGTGCCTTCCATTTTGGTAAACATTTGATAAACTCACTGCAAATCATCTAACCCATGTTCCCTATAACTTCTGCTCCATAGCACATTCTCTAAATGTATGTTATGTAGCATATGTCGAACAGTTCTGGGTCCTGCATTTTAAGACAAAGATTTGGGGTGAAGGGTCCCTTACATGAAACTCTTTTTGCTTGTGCCTGCAGATATAGGATTATGTGGAGACAGGAGAGAGTCTTTCTTGGTCTGATAAGTGACCCCTGGAGGTGCAAGGCACAGATATCACAACTCTCATGAGTTCTTTTGGGAACCACCTAATTGGTGAGTGGCTTAGGGTGTCCTTTCCTCCATGGATGAGACAAGCCCTGCCCTGTTCTTTTCTTTAGGCCAGTTTGTGGGGCCCATGTGTCTTCCAGAGCCAAAGGAACGATTTGAGGCTGGATTTATTTGTACAACTGCAGGCTGGGGCCGCTCCGCTGAAGGTAAGAACTTCTATGCCACTTCTCTTAATCAGATGTCAGAACTCTCTAGTGGGTAGtcagaaaatacagtttttaatctattttttttaaaaacaattgtgtacacattttaaaagagaatatccATTGTACAGAAATTCAGGCTTTTCTAAAACATACCAACCTGAATGGGGCATTTTCAACTTAGGAAGGGTGAGAGTGCCTTGCTGGGGCtctcatttctgtgttttctagatGGCGTTCTCTCGAAAGTCTTGCAGGAAGTGAACCTGCCCATTTTGAACCAAGAGGAATGTATGGCAGTTCTACTAACCCTAAAGAAACCTGTTAGTGGGCGGACCTTTCTCTGCACAGGCTTCCCAGATGGAGGGGGAGATGCATGTCAGGTAGGTGGGAGTGGCTGAGTTGAAATGTCCCAGGTAGAGCTTCCCTCAGCTTTGCCATCAGTGAGGGGTAAGACTGGACCCTGGAAAGAAGGGACAGGAATGATAAGAGAAGTCAAATCAAAATAAAGGCACAgtttataaatctgttttttttttttaattttttaattggagttcaatttgccaacatatagtataaaccTGTTTTTACCAGGGAGTGTAGATTCAGAGGAGGtcttttactttttccaaaataGCAGATAACAGAGATAATGCCAACAGTGAGCTTAGGATTGTCTACCCCTGAAGGATGAGGATGGCTGGCTTTTTCCTATTTAGAGGTTACCAATTTGTGGATAATGAGAACTTTACTTTTCTTCCATTCCTCCTACTGACCAAGATCTGAGATCAATTTTACAAGTAGGCCAGACTTCTCTGAGTCTGCAGGATGAGAGAGGGGAGTAGGAAGAAAGTCTGATGTTTGATGAAACAAACATCCCCTAGGATGGGGAAGAAAGAAGTGGAATTGATAGTCTCTAGTGATATATGAGGATTTTAATGTGAACTGTACTTGGATTTTCTCCTGGGTCCCCGAGTCTCACTTATTACAAGTGAAGAAATGTCATTGATCCTCATCTAGCATCTTTGTAGGGGGAAAGAGTGAGCACAAACTGGACAATGATGATAAGAGAGGCTCTTTCCTCCTACAGGGAGATTCAGGAGGCTCCCTCATGTGCCGGAATAAGAAGGGGGCTTGGACTCTGGCTGGTGTGACTTCTTGGGGTTTGGGCTGTGGCCGAGGCTGGAGAAACAACATGCGGAAAGAAGACCAAGGATCCCCTGGGATCTTCACAGATCTTAGAAAAGTACTTCCTTGGATCCACAAACACATCCAAATTGGTAATAATGCCAGCTCATAAGGTAAAGAAGCTAGGGCCAGAGAGAGTGTCAGTTGTCTAGGCAAGTCAGGACCACTGAGCAGACGGGCTCTGCTTCTGTTTTTAGGATAGCACACAAGAATTGTGACACGAAATTTAAAACAAGAGTAAAATTTGGTGCACAGTGCAgcaaatattcaaagaaacatGAAGCCATCCATCCTAGGTTTTGTAAAATCTGCCTTTAGTTGAAACTATCAGTTAGTGATATATTCTCATCACTAACTTCTCAACTGTCCTAGAAAGATATAGCAAGCTATCGTGGTTATGAACCAGTGGAGATTTTGCATCCCAGAggacaatgtctggagatatttttggttgtcacagtgggggcaggggatgccactggcatctagtgggtaatACATATGGCTGTTGCTGAggacagtgcacaggacagcacCCACGACAGAGAATGATCCAGCCCAAAGTGTGATTAATGCTGTAGCTGAGCAGGCCTGGCACAGATCTGGGTATGCCATTAAGTCTGAAAAGGTGAAATGGTCAGGGTCTGTATACACCCTTCTACTAGACTGACCAGTGGGTTAATTGAAGCTTCGTTTCTGACCCCAAAGCCAACTTAATTGTTTTCTAACTAGTAGCTTCCAACTTTAATGGGGCTTCTAGTCTGTCCCAAAGGGGTTAATTCAAATTCACTCAGTAAGTACTTGGGTTTGTTTTCAAGTGTATGGTACAGTGGCAGGTATCCAAGCCCTCGGCTCCAGTTGTACCTACACCGGCAACTCTTTTGTGGTTGTGGGTCACTTATTCCCATATCCAGGCTCCTTTCTCATGAACAATGACAGAAGCAGACCAGATGATCTCTGCTCTGTGTAACCTCCAAGCTAATCATGGCTTGTTTCTTAATTAGCCCACTTAATAAGGAGAGTAAAATTTCATCAAAACACCAAGGCcactttcttgctttgtcaattTATCCCTTCTGTTCTTTCCACAGATTAGATTTTCATTAGTTGCATGTGGACTTAAAAATGCCTGCACTTTGGAGCCAGGGAAATGCTAACTTCTTGAAATGTTGTTCAGGATACCACAGTCCCTGaatatcatctttctttttttctcagggaAGCGGAGAAAGAGCTCCAGAGGTGGGTATTGTTCACAGCCTTCCATGAAAAGCAGGAAGTAATATCTAGTATTTCTGAGTATAGGTTCCCTTTATAATCAAAAGTCTTAGCAAGAGCTTTCTCTGCTCTCTGGGTATAAAGCTACCCACACTTGTGGCAACCACAACCATTCCCTGCCAGTCAGGGCAGTCTATCACCCAGAAGGAGCCCTGGAATTGCTCCCATTTCACTTCTTGAGAACTCCACCtcaactcaacaaacatttactaaatCCTAGCTTTGGATCAGAGACTCAGGCGCAAGGAGATGAGGTGGTGTAGATGTGGTCAATAAGCTACACGCCTTATCCTGAAAGTGTCTTCACGTATACGGAGGTCTCTCCCCCAGGGTTATAGGGCAAGTCTGCAATGAATCTACTCTGCAACTTTGGGAAGCCTCCTTCCTacctctggacctcagtttcctcatccataaagaAAAGATTCTGGACCAGTTGGTCTTTAAGGCACTGTTAGCTCAAATCTTCATTGGTTCTGTGAGTCTGTTGAACCATCTACAAAGAACAATGGGGAAAATATATCCTGAGAGCTAGAGAAGTGAGTGGCTGGGTGAAAAAGCCAGAAGGGGCTTTGGAGCACAGACACCTTTTAAGATGAATCACAAACCCCCCCACAAAGAACCAGTAGGATACTGTCAGGTGGAAACAGGATACAGGTAAAGAAAATTATTGCAGCTCAAGGAATCATCTTTGTCAAAAAACAATACCAAAGGATGGATCTACAAATGTAGAGGGTAAAAGAGACCAGTGTGTGGGGCTGAAGTGGAGTATGATGGGGTTTGATGTGGAAGATGGGGTTTGGTGAGGAAGACTAGAAAATAAATTGAGACCAAGTGGTATGAACTTTGGATGCCTGTCAAAAAAGTTTGGATTTACTGAGTAATTAGAAGTTGATGAATTAGATAAATGGATTAGAGCAATACTCTGGTGGTGGGACAAGAACATCATGTAGGGGATAGGTTGAAAGAGACTTAGGAAATCACACATTAGTTCCAGAGACCCAGGACAATAGTCAGAGAATGAAAGGATGGAAGTAGAAACGAGAGGAATTGGGACCTGGTAGTCCCTTGGATGAAGGGTGGTGAGGGACAGGGAGGAACAAAGGATGGTACCAAAGTTCTAAGCATGAGACATGAAACAAAGGGCACATAAAAGTAATCTAATCAGGGAACACCTGAGTAGTGcggttggttgagtatctgactcttggtttcagctcaggtcaagatctcagcccacattgggctccgtgcttggcatggaacctgcttgagtttctcattccctctcccttgccctcccgcttgttttctctttctctctcttaaataaacaaataaacaaataaataaataatctcttttttaaaaaggtaatctAATCTGAAGTGGATGCAGTTTTGCAGAACATTTGTAGCATGTTAAGGGGATATCTAGGAGATGGTTGAAAAACCAGGTCTGAAGCTCAGGAGTGTAAAATAATAGCTGAAACCCAGAGAATGAAAGAGACTGGTCAGAGAGCTTGTGTAGAGAGAGATGAAAGTAGGGATAAAGCCTGGGAAATACGTGTATGTATAGAATTGAGTTATGATGCCAGAGAAAGAATAGTGGAGAAGAAATCATTGAATCTCAGGGTTAAGCAGActctaaaaagaacaaaaagaataaagcatCACAGAAGCCACAGCAGGGAAAGATTTCACAGGCGAGGAAGCATGCGTGATGAAGAACCAGGTGGGCCTAGTGACTGTACAGGTTCCGGAAGGAGGGCTGTGGTGGCTGGCCACCAGGGTCACCCTGACTCTCATGGCTCTCTCTCCCAGCCCCATGCCCTGAGCAGGACCATGTGCTCTGCGAGTCTGAGGGGGAGCTGCACTTTCCAGAAAGCCCCTACCTGTATTATGAGAGCAAGCAGTGAGTAGCCCCCTGCCACTCCTCCCCTGTCACCTCCAGCTGACTGTGCCCGTTAACTGCGCTGTGACAGCCGCTTTCTGTTCAGAAATGGTACCTTCTTAATGTATCTGCCTGTAGACGGTGTGTCTGGACCCTGCTGGCACCAGAGAAAATGCATGTGCTGCTCAGTGTTTCTCACTTGGATGCAGAGTCCTGTCACCACAGTCACCTCTCAATATATTCCTTAGAAGACAGACTTATTGGTGAGCAGATTTTCATGGTGTCAAATGGACGGTTGTGGTGCCAGGGCCTCAGGGGGCCGGCCTGCGGTATGCCTGGCACTGAGGCATCTGTAAACACCATACTTCCCGTCTCCCTGTTTGAGACTCAGGATTGACAGTGGAAAGGAAAGGCATCTGAGCCATTTCGTTTTGCTGTGTCTGTTTTCCATGGAACCAGCCTTCCGAGGTTCATTTGCCAGGCCtggtaaaataaagacatagcACAGGGCCTCTCAGGCAGAATGTTGCTTTTCTGGGCATGAAAATGAGTTTGACTGCATCatccaactaaaaaataaagtatcggggcgcctgggtggctcagcggttgagcgtctgctttcagctcagggcgtcatcccggggtcctgggatggagccctgcaccggggagcctgcttctccctctgcctgtgtctctgcctctctgtctctcatgaatttaaaacaaacaaacaaacccaaaaacaacaaaaaaagaaagtaccaaTGGATAACTATGAGTAGGAGGCAAAGGTTCCTTATGCAAGAGATGCAGGAGCATTTCGGTGGTTAACAGGAGCTGCTTTTGCCCCCCAGGAGATAAGTGGCAATGTCTCAGAAGCATTTTTGGTTGCCATGACTAGAGGGAGTATTACTGGCATCTagagcagaggccagggatgctgttaaacatcccataatgcacaggacagcctgaACACCAAGAATGTTCCAGTTTAAAAATGTCATGAGTACCAAAGTTGAGAAACCCTGCCTTAGACAACCCTGTGCATCACAAGTCCAGTTCTCCCTAAGTCTCTTAATGGGTGCTGTTCTCTAGACCCTGAACAAGGACTCTTCCTCCTTCTGTTGCAGGGAAGTTCTGTGGGAAAAGCCTCGCTTCATCAGTTCTTGTCACCTCCAGCTCAATACGGCTGAATTTCATCTCTGATGCCACCGATTATGCAGTTGGGTTTAATCTCACCTATAAAGCTCTAAAGCCAAACTACCTTCCTGGTAAATCCACTTACCTTGATCACACACTATGCAGGCCATCTAGAGAAGTCTGAGGCCCCGTAGGAATTAGGTGAGAAGCAGGGAgctcccccgccacccccaggGCCTGCTTAGCTCCACAGCAGTGGGGAGCACAGGGCCCTCTGTGTGCAGTCCTGCTAACTCGTGCTGATGGCACCCCCAAGTGAGTTGAGAGGGATGAGCAGGTCCCAGAAAATCAGCACACAGACATCTTCCTTCGTGTGGACACTGCCTGAAGAGTCAGCCGCTGCCTCATTTGCGGGAGACTgtgaggtgggggggaggagcgGCCCCCAAGAGGATTCCTCTTGGCTTGAGTGATGCCACTGTTGGGACGGCTCCCCTTGTGTTTCAGATTCAGGCTGCAGTTCCTTTACAGTCCTTTTTGAAGAAGGCTTCATACAGAGTCTTCACTACCCTGAAGACTATAGTGACATGGCCAACTGTAACTGGGTTTTTCAAGCCCCCAAACACTACCTAATTAAGGTACTGACTCTGGTTGCCCTTAACCTTGCTCGGGTATCTCCACAGAAATCACAAGGGCAGaagttttttttgtgttttgtttttttggggggtgggggtggggatctgtatgtgtgtgtttgaatcAGATTTATTCACTTCTGTATCCCTGGTCCCTGGCATTCAAGGCTCTTGATAGATATGCATTAACAGACCAGCCTATTTTCCCCGTAACTACCCCCTTTTACCACTAGATGGCAATTGTGCGCTTTACTTTCTGTTGAAAGGCACCCTTAATCTGTACCAGGTAACTGGtttaatcagtttctttttttttttttttttaatttttatttatttatgatagtcacagagagagagagagagaggcagagacacaggcagagggaggagcaggctccatgcaccgggagcccgatgtgggattcgattccgggtctccaggatcgcgccctgggccaaaggcaggcgccaaaccgctgcgccacccagggatcccggtttaaTCAGTTTCTAGTCCCTTCTAGGAACAAGCATTTCTTCCTTATTAAACTGCTAACCAAAGGCTTTGTAAGTAATGGCTAACAAAAGTCAATGCCAAGAAGACTCCAAACAGCAAGCTGTCCACACAGAGGGAACAGGGCAAGCACAAAGGTGCTGGTGCAGAACAGGTTAAGGGACCAGCTGGTGTCAGAGAGTCCTAGGTGTAGGGGGAGAGGTCGTAGAAGGTGAGGCTGAGGTCAAAGTGCAGAGACTTTTCAATGTCAGGATGCAGAGTATTCAGCATTTGATCAGTAGCGTTTGTAGCCACTTGTTTGTTCATTAAGCACGAGTGGGCCCTCTGCAGAGAGGCCCCCAGGTCGTTAAAGGTAAGACCCCAGTCAGAATGAGGTTGGAAGTAGGCATTTAGTTAGaagtttttctcttaaaataatagttgaaagcgagagagtggggcacctggtgacgcagtggttgagggtctgccttcggctcagattgtgatcctggggtcctgggatcgagtcgagtcctgcatcaggctccccatagggagcctgcttctccctcttcttctgcctt belongs to Canis lupus baileyi chromosome 23, mCanLup2.hap1, whole genome shotgun sequence and includes:
- the OVCH2 gene encoding ovochymase-2 codes for the protein MPLSRNKLILLLGMLCLEQGKSATVSLPKAPTCGQSLVKKQPWKYLNIFSRIVGGGQVEKGSYPWQVSLKRRQKHICGGTIISAQWVITAAHCVANRNIAITFNVTAGEHDLSHIEQEEQTLTIETIIIHPYFSIKKPMDYDIALLKMDGAFHFGQFVGPMCLPEPKERFEAGFICTTAGWGRSAEDGVLSKVLQEVNLPILNQEECMAVLLTLKKPVSGRTFLCTGFPDGGGDACQGDSGGSLMCRNKKGAWTLAGVTSWGLGCGRGWRNNMRKEDQGSPGIFTDLRKVLPWIHKHIQIGKRRKSSRAPCPEQDHVLCESEGELHFPESPYLYYESKQRCVWTLLAPEKMHVLLSVSHLDAESCHHSHLSIYSLEDRLIGKFCGKSLASSVLVTSSSIRLNFISDATDYAVGFNLTYKALKPNYLPDSGCSSFTVLFEEGFIQSLHYPEDYSDMANCNWVFQAPKHYLIKLSFQILEVEESGDCTSDYVTVHRDVEGQEEVARFCGFVAPAPVLSSSGVMLISFQSDENVTFRGFQATVSFIPETGKKTEASASWVPIPILAMW